CAAGTACGTCCAACTCGCTGCCGTCCTCGCGGCCAGGATCGAACGTGGGGACTACCCCGGGGACACGCGGCTTCCGAGTGTGGCGGAGCTACAGGACGAATTCCGCGTATCGCGCGGCACCGCACAGCGCGCCGTGTCTGTTCTCGCTGAGCACGGACTCGTCCGTGTATCGAACGGC
This DNA window, taken from Nocardiopsis exhalans, encodes the following:
- a CDS encoding GntR family transcriptional regulator; translation: MTTPLPDGYGPDSRLKEGPEPKYVQLAAVLAARIERGDYPGDTRLPSVAELQDEFRVSRGTAQRAVSVLAEHGLVRVSNGKGAWPVHP